From a region of the Salvelinus alpinus chromosome 2, SLU_Salpinus.1, whole genome shotgun sequence genome:
- the LOC139545331 gene encoding dynein axonemal light chain 4 gives MAETAESKKEEADYKRLHSFPLIRHTDMPEEMRVETMELCVTACEKFATNNESAAKMIKESMDKKFGSSWHVVIGEGFGFEVTHEVKNLLYMFFGGSLAVCVWKCS, from the exons ATGGCAGAGACAGCAGAGAGCAAGAAAGAAGAGGCAGACTACAAAAGGCTGCACAGCTTTCCTCTTATcagg CACACAGACATGCCAGAGGAGATGAGAGTGGAGACTATGGAGCTCTGTGTCACAGCCTGCGAGAAGTTCGCCACCAAtaacgag aGTGCAGCGAAGATGATCAAGGAGTCGATGGATAAGAAGTTTGGCAGCTCGTGGCACGTGGTGATCGGCGAGGGCTTTGGCTTCGAGGTGACACATGAGGTCAAGAACTTGCTCTACATGTTCTTTGGAGGAAGCCTGGCTGTTTGTGTCTGGAAGTGCTCCTAG